One window of Magallana gigas chromosome 2, xbMagGiga1.1, whole genome shotgun sequence genomic DNA carries:
- the LOC105331167 gene encoding uncharacterized protein: MRGAVKYRNTPEFSVDTEINVTLEELRRKEDSLQDFQKIVVKNIQEINQTTVKYLINQTDVITKSLEDQTNNKTECDAVTNVRRCYPGYDCYAQIYSGECKHKCSKERTRLPCKNEGRCYFDIIANQTACRCRSSIMTVYYGHWCEEKTGRVEFVVGLSVGTVSGLVAIFLLIVCCKRLSTDHRYLSKSHEVEADDFISNELNSDLDYNYFSHYNPCWYSDAAGFSNQIYERRHQAQILESRMYLPRRSASSLPKPRDKELSSISIKRPKIFSDPVTDVFSPYNSSIDHRHSGITV, from the exons ATGAGAGGAGCAGTAAAATATAGGAACACACCAGA gtTCAGTGTAGATACGGAAATAAATGTGACTCTCGAAGAACTGAGGAGAAAAGAAGATAGCTTACAAGACTTTCAAAAAATCGTTGTCAAAAATATTCAAGAGATCAACCAAACGAccgtaaaatatttaatcaaccAAACAGACGTTATAACGAAGAGTTTGGAGGATCAAACAAACA ATAAGACTGAGTGTGATGCAGTGACCAATGTCAGACGGTGTTACCCGGGATATGACTGCTATGCCCAGATTTACAGTGGTGAATGCAAGCACAAGTGTTCTAAAGAAAGAACGAGGTTACCGTGTAAGAATGAAGGCCGCTGTTACTTTGACATCATTGCCAATCAGACTGCATGCAG atgtcGAAGTAGTATAATGACTGTGTATTATGGTCATTGGTGTGAGGAGAAGACAGGACGCGTCGAGTTTGTTGTTGGTTTGTCTGTTGGTACCGTTTCAGGGCTAGTCGCCATCTTTCTTCTTATCGTCTGCTGCAAGCGCCTATCGACTGATCACAG GTATCTCAGTAAATCTCATGAAGTTGAAGCTGACGATTTTATCAGTAATGAGTTGAATAGTGATCTGGATTATAATTACTTCTCACATTATAATCCATGCTGGTATTCAGACGCTGCAGGTTTTTCTAATCAG atttaCGAAAGAAGGCACCAGGCTCAGATTTTGGAATCCAGGATGTATTTACCCAGGAGATCAGCGTCTAGTCTGCCTAAACCCAGGGATAAAGAATTATCATCA ATCTCCATTAAGCGGCCGAAGATTTTCAGTGACCCTGTGACAGACGTATTCAGTCCATACAACAGCTCCATTGATCACCGTCACAGCGGCATTACG GTATGA
- the LOC117681515 gene encoding hepatic lectin-like — MTATFKTLNTMFEFNASTLFLYGFCLSAWASCMKIQGKICLAMSRNLELDNYVLNETKFRIQAIHERNRPQCVHQCLRHGKECEGILMNEIRQYCWLLKCSMNQRFIQKGFMEMESGWNFYKNDNACKPGWTPYSSHCYYFGNSLKYTWNETLFHCQELGGYLVRIENEEENTWLKTIFPIDEIEADRYFAFAVWIGAISLSPTGPYKWGLSGPTLDYQPWYPGEPTNDAEELCVNLFASGLWNNVPCMLRYYFICESE; from the exons ATGACGGCAACATTCAAAACACTAAACACTATGTTTGAGTTTAACGCCTCTACACTTTTCCTGTATGGTTTTTGTCTATCAGCCTGGGCAAGTTGTATGAAAATTCAGGGTAAAATATGTTTGGCCATGAGCAGAAATCTTGAGCTCGACAACTACGTTCTTAATGAAACTAAATTCCGAATCCAAGCTATCCACGAGAGAAATCGGCCTCAGTGTGTTCATCAATGTTTGAGACATGGGAAAGAGTGTGAGGGGATTTTGATGAACGAAATCCGCCAGTACTGTTGGCTTCTAAAATGTTCCATGAATCAGAGATTTATACAAAAAGGTTTTATGGAAATGGAGAGTGGATGGAACTTCTACAAAAACGACAACG CATGTAAGCCTGGATGGACTCCATACAGCAGCCATTGCTACTATTTTGGAAATTCTCTCAAATACACATGGAATGAAACTTTG TTTCATTGCCAAGAGCTTGGAGGTTATCTGGTCAGAATCGAAAACGAAGAAGAAAACACGTGGcttaaaacaatctttcctATTGATGAAA ttgAAGCGGACAGATATTTTGCGTTTGCTGTTTGGATAGGTGCTATCAGTTTGTCACCTACCGGACCGTACAAATGGGGACTTTCCGGACCAACCCTGGACTACCAGCCTTGGTATCCGGGGGAACCTACTAATGATGCCGAGGAGCTATGCGTCAATTTATTTGCATCAGGGTTGTGGAACAACGTTCCTTGTATGCTTCGTTACTATTTTATTTGCGAAAGTGAATAA